In Actinomycetes bacterium, the genomic stretch TCATCGACGCGACCGACGTCGTCCTCGGGCGCCTCGCCAGCCAGGTCGCCACGCTCCTCCGGGGCAAGCACAAGCCGATCTACGCCCCCCACGTCGACACCGGTGACTTCGTCATCGTCATCAACGCCGACAAGGTGGCGCTGACCGGCAACAAGCGCGAGGCCAAGATGGCCTACCGGCACTCGGGCTACCCGGGCGGCCTGCGCGCCACGCCGTACGCCGTGCTGCTGGAGA encodes the following:
- the rplM gene encoding 50S ribosomal protein L13, with translation MRTYSPKSGDVQRQWHVIDATDVVLGRLASQVATLLRGKHKPIYAPHVDTGDFVIVINADKVALTGNKREAKMAYRHSGYPGGLRATPYAVLLEKHPEKAVEKAVKGMLPHNSLGRNMLRKLKVYAGPEHPHQAQSPQPYEITQVAQ